A single Ignavibacteriales bacterium DNA region contains:
- a CDS encoding T9SS type A sorting domain-containing protein has product MKYISLFTVLILTAPLYAQFTGSDTIPSVQVITIGDIVLPFEHNGNIADANYNGVSGGTYLGKSLIFSAGFALSGKYGDSVFANGVNNSSRVTDYVRGMAGADSNDNRAGIYKITKQDTAFGTSWKMYKYAVELGALYYDGNGDGLYNPVDLNSNGQWDANEDRPDFLGDVFTFTVFNDAQIPSRRRFNTVPPLGIEMQQYIYAWHIPSDYYKNLIFINYRMVNKGTAADVIDSAYFSIWSDPDMGNYANDFIGSDSLREGGYVYEGEPDNVWGAQPPALMYRFLQKPYSYIPGVSYSDVNSNGLYDEGTDIALDSVIIHYGTLRGTKTVRGAVFTRQNSVTQLMSSHPTHGDPNTLWEMRNYQIGGRWKTGTPIDVCSWGFGNGTSLANCAQINPAYFYSGYPENGTGWLNSGQADQRIMVSAGPFRIEKNKPVDITVAYLVGQGNSAMGSVAAMREVADYAHQIYTSNYANFVTDVKDAEAGLPQRFTLQQNYPNPFNPETNIHYSLTWSGNIKLAVYDILGREVKVLESGYKGAGSYNLKFNAADIPSGVYICRLTTEQESAVIKMMYIK; this is encoded by the coding sequence TATTGCCGATGCAAATTATAATGGTGTAAGCGGAGGAACCTATCTTGGCAAATCATTGATATTCTCAGCAGGATTTGCGTTATCCGGCAAATACGGCGACTCGGTCTTTGCAAACGGAGTGAATAACTCCTCACGTGTTACTGACTATGTCCGCGGAATGGCAGGCGCCGATTCAAATGACAACCGCGCAGGCATATATAAAATTACAAAACAGGATACCGCGTTCGGAACCTCCTGGAAGATGTATAAATACGCTGTTGAACTTGGAGCGCTCTATTATGACGGCAACGGTGACGGATTATATAACCCGGTTGATCTGAACAGCAACGGCCAGTGGGATGCAAATGAAGACCGTCCTGATTTTCTTGGTGATGTTTTTACCTTTACGGTATTTAACGACGCGCAGATTCCTTCACGCCGAAGGTTTAACACCGTTCCGCCGCTGGGAATCGAAATGCAGCAGTATATATACGCGTGGCATATCCCCTCTGATTATTACAAAAACCTCATCTTTATTAACTATCGAATGGTCAACAAAGGAACGGCGGCGGATGTGATTGACTCTGCCTACTTCAGTATCTGGTCAGACCCTGATATGGGCAATTACGCAAACGACTTTATTGGAAGCGACAGTCTGCGGGAAGGCGGGTATGTATATGAGGGAGAGCCGGATAATGTATGGGGAGCTCAGCCGCCGGCTTTGATGTACCGGTTCCTGCAAAAACCCTATTCATATATCCCCGGGGTAAGTTATTCTGATGTAAACAGCAATGGATTGTATGATGAAGGAACAGATATTGCTCTTGATTCGGTTATCATCCATTATGGAACGCTGCGGGGAACAAAAACTGTGCGCGGGGCAGTGTTTACCCGCCAGAATTCTGTAACGCAGCTGATGAGTTCACATCCCACCCATGGCGATCCAAATACGTTATGGGAAATGCGGAATTATCAGATAGGGGGCAGATGGAAAACTGGTACGCCAATTGATGTGTGCAGCTGGGGATTTGGAAACGGCACTTCTCTTGCCAACTGTGCACAGATTAATCCGGCATACTTTTATTCCGGATATCCTGAAAACGGTACCGGCTGGCTCAATAGCGGTCAGGCGGATCAGCGTATTATGGTTTCAGCCGGACCATTCCGGATAGAGAAGAATAAACCGGTTGATATTACGGTTGCGTATCTTGTCGGGCAAGGGAACTCAGCCATGGGCTCGGTTGCTGCCATGCGTGAAGTTGCTGATTATGCTCATCAGATATATACCTCAAATTACGCGAACTTTGTAACCGATGTTAAGGATGCTGAGGCCGGACTTCCGCAGAGATTTACGCTTCAGCAGAATTATCCGAATCCCTTTAACCCGGAAACGAATATTCATTATTCCCTGACCTGGTCAGGAAATATAAAACTTGCCGTGTATGATATACTTGGCAGAGAAGTGAAAGTCCTGGAAAGCGGATATAAAGGAGCAGGTTCATATAACCTGAAATTTAATGCAGCAGATATTCCCAGCGGAGTGTATATCTGCAGATTGACTACGGAACAGGAATCTGCCGTTATTAAGATGATGTACATAAAATAA
- a CDS encoding DUF3095 domain-containing protein gives MTDSKSFYTNLPFIHTIEEIGMDEYFRELPEDWVIIITDIKGSTKAIQEGRYRQVNTIGASVIAAVKNRLGNLEFPFVFGGDGATLLVHRDFLEEVLSVLHGLKEQSALVYKLELRVGYIYYSEVLKRGAKVMISKMKYSDFFYQAVFKGGGLETAETIIKSGSYSQSKTETPVKADLTGLECRWEDIKPPGGEVVAMLVKCVSRTLPESDVYMSVLAFLKELEEEEEGFHPIKNARLKLTLSIRRFLNETNARVMPPAMLRKIAYLANLVYAVIMGKILMRFNVSTSQTNWGEYKKYLIINTDYRKFDEMLRMVISIKEEKRKRLENFLESLYQRGHIVYGMHISEKAQLTCLVSKYEKDHIHFVDAAGGGYTSAAVQLKQQLKGIIN, from the coding sequence ATGACAGATTCAAAATCTTTTTATACTAATCTGCCTTTCATTCATACGATTGAGGAAATCGGGATGGATGAATATTTCCGTGAGCTCCCTGAAGACTGGGTTATTATCATCACGGACATCAAAGGCTCAACTAAAGCTATTCAGGAGGGGAGGTACCGGCAGGTAAATACCATCGGTGCTTCGGTAATTGCTGCAGTAAAGAACAGGCTGGGGAATCTGGAGTTCCCGTTTGTTTTTGGCGGTGACGGTGCCACGCTGCTGGTGCACCGTGATTTTCTTGAGGAAGTACTTTCGGTGCTGCACGGACTTAAGGAGCAGTCAGCGCTGGTCTATAAACTTGAGCTGAGAGTAGGGTATATCTACTACTCTGAGGTACTGAAGCGGGGAGCGAAGGTGATGATTTCAAAAATGAAGTATTCTGATTTCTTTTATCAGGCAGTGTTTAAGGGAGGAGGGCTTGAAACTGCGGAGACGATTATAAAATCAGGAAGTTATTCTCAGAGTAAAACAGAAACTCCGGTAAAAGCTGACCTGACGGGTCTGGAATGCCGGTGGGAAGACATAAAACCCCCCGGGGGTGAGGTAGTGGCTATGCTGGTGAAGTGTGTCTCCCGGACACTTCCGGAGTCTGATGTATATATGAGCGTTCTTGCCTTCCTTAAAGAACTTGAAGAAGAGGAAGAAGGATTCCATCCGATCAAAAACGCAAGACTGAAACTTACACTCAGCATCCGGCGGTTCCTGAATGAAACCAACGCAAGAGTAATGCCTCCGGCAATGCTTCGCAAAATTGCTTATCTTGCTAATCTTGTTTATGCGGTCATCATGGGTAAGATTCTGATGAGGTTTAATGTTTCAACCAGCCAGACCAACTGGGGGGAATACAAAAAATATCTGATCATCAATACTGATTACCGGAAGTTTGATGAAATGCTTCGTATGGTTATAAGTATCAAAGAGGAAAAAAGAAAACGGCTGGAAAATTTTCTTGAATCACTTTACCAGCGGGGACATATTGTCTATGGAATGCACATCTCTGAAAAAGCCCAGCTGACCTGCCTTGTTTCAAAATATGAAAAAGACCATATCCACTTTGTTGATGCAGCCGGAGGGGGCTACACCTCAGCAGCGGTGCAGCTCAAGCAGCAGTTAAAAGGAATTATCAATTAA
- a CDS encoding FKBP-type peptidyl-prolyl cis-trans isomerase encodes MIAVLLVAGLGVVSCQDAKVSKSDFKTQKDSVSYSIGADIGKNLKMNDLDVDLKMLYMGMRDAMLDSSTVLTEEEMQDVMVRYQTELMAKKDEKNQMIGKQNKEAGDKFLADNAKKEGVVTLASGLQYKVITKGNGKSPKATDKVTTHYRGTLIDGTVFDESYKRGEPIQFPVNGVIAGWTEVLQLMKEGDIWEVYIPSNLAYGERGAGADIGPNATLIFTIELIKVN; translated from the coding sequence ATGATTGCCGTCCTGCTGGTTGCGGGGCTGGGCGTTGTTTCCTGCCAGGATGCAAAAGTCTCGAAAAGTGATTTTAAGACCCAGAAAGACAGCGTTTCTTACAGCATCGGCGCTGATATCGGTAAAAACCTCAAAATGAATGACCTGGATGTTGACCTGAAAATGCTCTATATGGGCATGAGGGACGCAATGCTGGACTCCTCAACCGTCCTGACCGAAGAGGAAATGCAGGATGTGATGGTCCGTTACCAGACAGAACTAATGGCAAAAAAGGATGAAAAAAACCAGATGATTGGAAAACAGAATAAAGAAGCAGGGGATAAGTTCCTCGCTGACAACGCAAAAAAAGAAGGTGTGGTCACTCTCGCCAGCGGCCTGCAGTATAAGGTAATCACCAAGGGCAACGGCAAATCGCCAAAAGCCACCGATAAAGTTACTACCCACTACCGCGGTACCCTGATTGACGGAACCGTATTTGATGAATCCTACAAAAGAGGTGAGCCGATTCAGTTCCCCGTAAACGGTGTGATTGCCGGATGGACTGAAGTGCTTCAGCTCATGAAAGAAGGCGATATCTGGGAAGTATATATTCCCTCGAATCTCGCTTATGGTGAAAGAGGAGCCGGCGCTGATATCGGCCCGAACGCCACTCTGATTTTTACAATTGAACTGATTAAAGTTAATTAA
- a CDS encoding glycosyltransferase family 2 protein, protein MKKASVFLPYSGQEFTKETIASLRKSAHTGSIYLITSDSSLILPDTTTLVSGRGLLSSEAMELAAKHAADEYFFFVRQETKIEMGQFAVERFLQSAVMSGAAMLYSDYYELAGETRSVHPVIDYQYGSLRDDFDFGALLLFHTASFRRVIAAEKTDFTFAGLYDMRLRLSAENLPLRIGEYLYTKVETDTRKSGEKLFDYVDPKNRAYQIEMEQACTLHLRRIGGYLEPQFTPVEFASGFKYEASVVIPVKNRVKTVADAVNSVLNQKTNFPFNIIVVDNFSDDGTTDILRELAAKDSRLIHLIPERKDLGIGGCWNTAVHHPECGRFAVQLDSDDLYKDENTLAVIVAKFHEEKAAMVIGSYQMTNFKLEEIPPGIIDHKEWTPDNGRNNALRINGLGAPRAFYTPVLRELNLPNTSYGEDYAAAIAISRDYQIARIYEPVYLCRRWEGNTDASLTIQQQNAHNFYKDKVRTFELLARIRKNSGLI, encoded by the coding sequence ATGAAAAAAGCATCTGTTTTTCTCCCTTACAGCGGACAGGAATTCACCAAAGAAACCATTGCCAGTCTGCGCAAATCAGCTCATACAGGCAGTATATATCTTATCACTTCTGACAGCTCGCTTATACTGCCGGATACCACCACCCTGGTTTCAGGCAGAGGACTTCTTTCATCAGAAGCGATGGAGCTTGCCGCAAAGCATGCCGCGGATGAATACTTCTTTTTTGTCCGCCAGGAAACAAAGATCGAAATGGGACAGTTTGCCGTAGAACGTTTTCTGCAGTCGGCGGTGATGAGCGGAGCAGCAATGCTTTACTCTGATTACTACGAACTTGCCGGAGAAACAAGAAGCGTGCATCCGGTGATTGATTACCAGTACGGCAGTCTGCGTGATGATTTTGATTTCGGAGCGCTGCTGCTGTTTCATACTGCATCATTCAGAAGAGTGATCGCCGCGGAGAAAACAGATTTTACTTTTGCAGGTCTTTATGATATGCGTCTGAGACTGAGCGCGGAAAACCTCCCGCTCAGAATCGGCGAATATTTATATACAAAGGTTGAAACGGACACCCGCAAATCAGGCGAAAAACTGTTTGACTATGTTGACCCGAAGAACCGCGCGTATCAGATTGAAATGGAGCAGGCCTGCACTCTTCATCTCAGGAGGATTGGCGGATATCTTGAGCCGCAATTTACTCCGGTTGAATTTGCCTCAGGATTCAAATATGAGGCTTCGGTTGTAATTCCGGTTAAGAACCGGGTGAAAACGGTTGCTGATGCAGTGAATTCCGTGCTTAATCAGAAAACTAATTTCCCTTTTAATATCATTGTTGTTGATAACTTCTCAGATGACGGTACAACGGATATCCTCAGGGAACTGGCTGCAAAAGACAGCCGTCTGATTCACCTGATACCAGAGCGGAAAGATCTTGGTATTGGCGGATGCTGGAACACCGCCGTGCATCATCCTGAATGCGGACGCTTTGCCGTTCAGCTTGACAGCGATGATTTATATAAAGATGAAAACACCCTGGCGGTGATTGTTGCAAAATTCCATGAGGAAAAAGCAGCGATGGTTATCGGCAGTTATCAGATGACAAACTTTAAGTTGGAAGAAATTCCCCCGGGAATTATTGACCATAAAGAATGGACACCGGATAACGGACGGAACAATGCACTGCGCATTAACGGACTCGGCGCTCCGCGTGCATTCTATACACCGGTGCTGCGTGAGCTGAATCTGCCTAACACCAGTTACGGAGAGGACTATGCCGCAGCAATTGCCATCAGCCGTGATTATCAGATTGCCCGCATCTATGAGCCGGTATATCTCTGCCGCAGATGGGAAGGAAATACTGATGCCTCACTGACCATACAGCAGCAGAACGCACATAATTTCTATAAGGATAAAGTCCGTACCTTTGAGCTTCTGGCACGCATCCGGAAGAACAGCGGTCTGATATAA
- a CDS encoding DUF4922 domain-containing protein, whose protein sequence is MSSKLHLLQEFFTRQTAEWPLAGDNFAALADCLVKQFSVRGNTVKVQFNPGRIVSTAAKVDTKSISERKCFLCRENRPKEQHDFPFGNDYVVLINPFPIFPEHFTIPKTAHVDQKISGEVKALVEMTMEFGDAYSIFYNGPRCGASAPDHHHFQMGTAGFMPMEKEVPGHLSLLKVKDKQGYTADAIHDGLRSYIRFVLNDTAAIDSYISEVESFIRFYQEFSGEAAEPMMNIVSFKQKETGKLYLLILLRRKHRPDVYFADEPERLVISPASVDVGGKIITPRREDFDRINEELITSIFDEVFEDNARLKEIFTAYTER, encoded by the coding sequence ATGTCCTCTAAACTTCACCTGCTTCAGGAATTTTTTACCCGGCAGACGGCTGAGTGGCCGCTTGCCGGGGATAATTTTGCCGCGCTTGCAGACTGTCTTGTAAAACAATTCAGCGTGCGTGGCAATACGGTAAAGGTGCAGTTTAATCCCGGCAGGATAGTATCAACCGCAGCAAAAGTGGATACCAAGAGTATATCCGAGCGGAAATGCTTTCTCTGCAGAGAGAACCGGCCTAAAGAGCAGCACGATTTCCCGTTTGGTAATGATTATGTGGTGCTGATCAATCCCTTTCCTATCTTCCCTGAACATTTCACCATTCCTAAGACTGCTCACGTAGACCAGAAGATAAGCGGAGAGGTAAAGGCTCTTGTTGAGATGACAATGGAGTTTGGTGATGCGTACTCCATTTTTTATAACGGTCCCCGCTGCGGCGCTTCAGCTCCTGATCATCATCATTTTCAGATGGGAACCGCAGGGTTTATGCCGATGGAAAAAGAAGTACCCGGACATCTTTCGCTCCTGAAAGTGAAAGATAAACAGGGATATACTGCTGATGCCATACATGACGGACTGAGGTCATATATACGATTCGTCCTGAATGACACTGCCGCTATTGATTCATACATCAGTGAGGTTGAATCGTTTATCAGATTCTATCAGGAGTTCAGCGGTGAAGCTGCTGAACCGATGATGAATATCGTTTCTTTTAAGCAGAAGGAAACAGGAAAGCTGTATCTTCTCATCCTGCTGCGCAGGAAGCACCGTCCTGATGTATATTTTGCTGATGAACCGGAGCGTCTGGTAATCAGCCCTGCCTCAGTGGATGTCGGAGGAAAGATTATTACTCCCCGCAGGGAAGACTTTGACCGGATAAATGAAGAACTGATTACCTCAATTTTTGATGAGGTTTTTGAGGATAACGCACGCCTGAAAGAAATTTTTACCGCATATACTGAACGGTAG
- a CDS encoding AI-2E family transporter translates to MKLIPTTSSTVKFFIVISGIVLLGLTLKELQHIFLPFIVAYMFFFLFSPLNNWLTAKKIPLFLVIPFNLIIITVIFAGAGTILYTSFIQIGDNLPAYYNKLNLVVREFSISLGIKDPYFRKFNLERVIDRLDYKTLAADFLSFAADLTTMVFFIIIFFAFIVSGHKAIYTAIKKRYVTEKAAGPEETESLSEPGYYNEARLEATFREITQQIQRYIITKVSINLSAGVVMGLVLWLIGLDFPLVWGILTVLLNFVPTIGSVFSLVLPVLMALIQYDAPGYALLIGSIIILIQTIFFNVLEPVFVGKNLGLNPIAILLSVLVWGYIWGVAGMLLAVPLTAIIKIMISNSQSRNLQFINQLMSNRVQQ, encoded by the coding sequence ATGAAACTCATTCCCACTACCTCTTCCACGGTAAAGTTTTTTATCGTTATCTCTGGAATTGTGCTGCTCGGACTGACCCTTAAGGAATTGCAGCATATTTTTCTCCCGTTCATTGTCGCCTATATGTTCTTTTTCCTCTTCTCGCCGCTGAACAACTGGCTTACGGCAAAGAAGATTCCCCTTTTTCTGGTCATCCCTTTTAATCTGATCATCATAACCGTCATATTCGCCGGAGCAGGAACAATTCTTTATACCTCGTTCATACAGATCGGTGATAATCTCCCCGCATATTACAACAAACTTAATCTGGTTGTGCGGGAGTTTTCAATATCGCTTGGCATAAAAGACCCCTACTTCAGAAAGTTCAACCTTGAACGGGTGATTGACCGGCTCGATTATAAAACCCTTGCTGCTGATTTCCTCTCTTTTGCGGCCGACCTGACAACGATGGTATTCTTTATAATAATCTTCTTTGCCTTCATTGTCAGCGGACACAAAGCAATATATACAGCTATCAAAAAGCGGTATGTGACGGAGAAGGCTGCCGGTCCTGAAGAGACGGAAAGTTTATCAGAGCCGGGCTATTACAATGAAGCACGGCTTGAGGCAACGTTCAGGGAAATCACGCAGCAGATTCAGCGGTATATCATAACTAAGGTATCCATCAATCTGAGCGCGGGGGTGGTAATGGGGCTGGTGCTCTGGCTGATCGGTCTGGACTTCCCACTCGTGTGGGGAATTCTCACCGTGCTGCTCAATTTTGTCCCAACCATCGGTTCTGTCTTCTCGCTTGTTCTGCCGGTCCTGATGGCGCTTATTCAATATGATGCCCCGGGTTACGCGCTGCTCATCGGTTCTATCATTATTCTGATCCAGACCATTTTCTTTAATGTTCTGGAACCGGTATTTGTGGGAAAAAATCTGGGACTTAACCCAATCGCTATTCTGCTTTCGGTGCTTGTATGGGGATATATATGGGGAGTCGCGGGAATGCTGCTGGCTGTTCCTCTGACTGCCATCATCAAAATTATGATTTCAAACAGCCAGAGCCGTAATCTGCAGTTCATTAATCAGCTGATGAGCAACAGAGTACAGCAGTAA
- a CDS encoding fumarylacetoacetate hydrolase family protein, protein MKHYIKEQNGSKTFEVGKMVCVGRNYAAHAAELGNEVPEFPLIFIKPASAMIPNGSKMRKPDWSDEMHHEVELVLVIGKTIKDADEKKAEEAIAGYTVGLDMTLRDWQMKLKEKGEPWTLAKCFDDSAMVADYISKEKHKLTLKEKITLEVNGTRRQDAELDLMLYKPVQIVSFLSKRMTLEEGDLVFTGTPAGVGKVVPGDVITGAIEGIATLRAEVI, encoded by the coding sequence ATGAAACACTATATAAAAGAACAAAACGGATCAAAAACTTTTGAAGTCGGCAAGATGGTATGTGTCGGGCGGAATTATGCAGCCCATGCAGCCGAACTGGGTAACGAAGTCCCGGAATTTCCCCTGATTTTCATTAAACCCGCCTCGGCAATGATTCCAAACGGAAGCAAAATGAGGAAGCCGGACTGGTCAGACGAAATGCACCATGAGGTTGAACTGGTGCTGGTCATCGGTAAAACCATCAAGGATGCTGACGAGAAAAAAGCGGAAGAGGCAATTGCCGGATACACGGTTGGGCTGGATATGACTCTGCGGGACTGGCAGATGAAGCTGAAGGAAAAAGGGGAGCCCTGGACCCTGGCAAAGTGCTTTGATGACTCAGCCATGGTCGCCGATTACATTTCTAAAGAGAAACACAAACTGACACTTAAGGAAAAGATTACACTCGAGGTAAACGGCACCCGCCGCCAGGATGCCGAACTTGATCTGATGCTTTATAAGCCGGTGCAGATAGTATCTTTCCTCTCAAAAAGAATGACACTTGAAGAAGGAGATTTAGTGTTTACCGGAACCCCGGCCGGAGTGGGCAAGGTTGTTCCGGGCGATGTGATCACCGGAGCGATTGAGGGAATAGCAACATTGCGGGCAGAGGTTATATAG
- the ruvA gene encoding Holliday junction branch migration protein RuvA, protein MIGYLKGEIFSAAPTRLVIDVNGVGYLVNISLNTFEAVSGKKTVQLYISTIVREDSISLYGFSGEEEKAMFELLISVSGIGAKSALSILSGIRAEELRRTITHADTARLSTIPGIGKKTAERLVLELREKVDAVPSSAAGAAPAGIRSEAVSALIALGYNQKNAEQAVRDILGTTPDISIEELLKTALRKFASR, encoded by the coding sequence ATGATAGGATATCTTAAAGGCGAGATTTTTTCCGCCGCGCCCACACGGCTGGTGATTGATGTAAACGGAGTGGGATATCTGGTTAATATTTCACTCAATACGTTTGAAGCGGTGAGCGGAAAGAAAACCGTCCAGCTGTATATATCTACAATAGTGCGGGAAGATTCCATCAGTCTTTACGGATTTTCAGGCGAGGAAGAAAAAGCCATGTTTGAACTGCTGATCTCGGTAAGCGGCATCGGTGCAAAGTCAGCGCTTTCAATTCTTTCCGGCATCCGCGCTGAAGAACTCCGCCGTACAATAACACACGCGGATACTGCCCGGCTTTCAACCATACCCGGCATCGGCAAAAAAACAGCAGAGCGTCTGGTGCTTGAGCTGCGCGAAAAAGTGGATGCGGTTCCCTCATCAGCCGCTGGTGCTGCACCTGCCGGAATCCGTTCAGAAGCGGTATCAGCACTGATCGCGCTCGGATATAATCAGAAGAATGCCGAACAGGCAGTGCGTGATATATTAGGAACAACTCCGGATATATCAATCGAAGAGCTGCTTAAAACAGCTCTCCGCAAATTCGCTTCGCGATGA
- the ruvC gene encoding crossover junction endodeoxyribonuclease RuvC, with protein sequence MIILGIDPGSVRTGWGIISSEKGKLKLLDAGAITFKAGLPMSQRLHAIYTGLQKKIHEYRPDELAIETAFFGKNVQSALKLGYARGVAIVAAVNKGLAVYEYSPREVKKSVTGNGAAAKEQVAFMVKTILNIKNKPMTPDAADALGIALCHSFRKTETAGAPKNWSDFIKKNPGRVIE encoded by the coding sequence ATGATTATCCTCGGCATTGACCCCGGCTCAGTCCGCACCGGATGGGGAATAATCTCCTCGGAAAAAGGAAAACTGAAGCTGCTTGACGCAGGCGCAATTACCTTTAAAGCCGGCCTGCCCATGAGCCAGCGTCTGCATGCGATATATACCGGACTTCAGAAAAAGATACATGAATATCGTCCTGATGAACTTGCCATAGAAACAGCATTCTTCGGGAAAAATGTGCAGTCCGCGCTAAAGCTTGGTTACGCGCGCGGTGTTGCAATTGTTGCCGCGGTTAACAAGGGGCTTGCCGTCTATGAATATTCGCCCCGGGAGGTAAAGAAATCCGTTACAGGAAACGGTGCCGCTGCCAAAGAGCAGGTTGCGTTTATGGTAAAGACCATCCTTAATATTAAAAACAAGCCAATGACCCCGGATGCTGCCGATGCTCTCGGTATTGCACTCTGCCACTCATTCAGAAAAACAGAAACAGCAGGCGCCCCGAAGAACTGGAGCGACTTTATTAAGAAAAATCCCGGAAGAGTAATAGAATGA
- the recJ gene encoding single-stranded-DNA-specific exonuclease RecJ encodes MSNNVWKILEPDNQKDVLHLSEALNIPQSLARLLVMRNIRTFDEAKRFFRPDLSYLHDPFLMDGMEAATGRVIHAVTHNEKILVYGDYDVDGTCSTALMYMFLKELGAQVEYYIPNRMKEGYGISTQGIDYAASIGTNLMISVDCGITAIEETDYAKSLGVELIICDHHKPKDILPAAFAVLDPLKPQCDYPFKYLSGAGVAFKLAQGISERVGLHDKPMKYLDLVALAGAADIVPLTDENRILVTAGLQIINKNPRPGVAALIRTSRIPDGYLSSGQIVFSLAPRINAAGRLSDAKIAVELLITNDQATADRLAQDLESENTERRKIDEGTWNEASLQVENSEMLAEQCSIVLHNEQWHPGVIGIVASRMVEKYYKPTIMLTTVDGVAKGSARSVSRFNIYDALRNCEDILLHYGGHEAAAGLAVELDKLEEFKERFNRIVMESISDESKTRTIEIDTELPLSEITPKFIRILEQFAPFGPGNHRPVFKSDNVHIRRGAARFLKSIHFAATLRDKDSERDFDSIGFNMLNDDTKRLTAEGGDISAVFSIDYYTRDGKRFPQLKLKDLAMSGQAVSSNKAG; translated from the coding sequence ATGAGCAACAATGTTTGGAAAATTCTTGAGCCGGACAATCAGAAGGATGTGCTACATCTTTCTGAGGCGCTCAACATCCCGCAGAGTCTCGCCCGGCTTCTGGTTATGAGAAACATCAGAACCTTTGATGAGGCGAAAAGGTTTTTCCGCCCTGACCTCTCTTATCTTCACGACCCTTTTCTGATGGACGGCATGGAAGCCGCCACCGGCAGGGTGATTCATGCCGTTACCCACAATGAGAAGATCCTTGTCTATGGCGACTATGATGTGGACGGCACCTGCTCCACCGCGCTGATGTATATGTTCCTTAAAGAACTGGGTGCACAGGTTGAGTATTATATACCGAACAGGATGAAAGAAGGGTATGGTATATCCACACAGGGTATAGACTATGCTGCCTCCATAGGCACCAACCTGATGATTTCCGTTGACTGCGGCATTACCGCCATCGAAGAAACTGATTATGCAAAATCACTCGGGGTTGAACTGATCATCTGCGATCACCACAAGCCGAAAGATATACTGCCGGCTGCCTTCGCGGTGCTTGATCCCCTTAAACCGCAATGTGATTATCCCTTTAAATATTTATCAGGCGCGGGAGTTGCATTCAAACTGGCGCAGGGTATATCTGAACGCGTCGGTCTGCATGATAAACCGATGAAATATCTGGATCTGGTTGCATTGGCAGGAGCCGCTGACATTGTTCCCCTTACTGATGAAAACCGGATTCTGGTTACCGCCGGACTGCAGATTATTAATAAAAATCCCCGCCCCGGTGTGGCTGCTCTCATCCGCACCAGCCGCATTCCGGACGGATATCTAAGCTCAGGGCAGATTGTTTTTTCGCTCGCTCCCCGTATCAACGCAGCCGGCCGCCTGAGTGACGCAAAGATAGCTGTCGAACTGCTTATTACCAATGATCAGGCAACGGCTGACCGGCTCGCGCAGGATCTTGAGTCAGAAAATACCGAGCGCCGCAAGATTGATGAAGGCACCTGGAATGAAGCAAGTCTGCAGGTTGAAAATTCTGAGATGCTCGCGGAACAGTGCTCCATCGTGCTGCATAATGAACAGTGGCATCCGGGCGTGATCGGTATTGTTGCCTCGCGCATGGTTGAAAAATATTATAAACCAACCATCATGCTCACCACGGTTGACGGTGTGGCAAAAGGTTCCGCACGCAGCGTCTCCCGGTTCAATATATATGATGCCCTGCGTAACTGTGAGGATATCCTGCTTCATTACGGCGGTCACGAGGCAGCCGCAGGTCTTGCCGTTGAACTTGACAAACTGGAAGAGTTCAAAGAACGGTTCAACAGGATTGTTATGGAATCAATCTCCGATGAATCAAAAACCAGAACCATCGAGATCGACACGGAACTTCCCCTTTCTGAAATAACACCAAAGTTCATCCGGATTCTTGAACAGTTCGCGCCTTTTGGTCCGGGGAACCATCGTCCGGTATTTAAGTCAGATAATGTGCATATACGCCGAGGTGCCGCGCGTTTTCTTAAAAGCATTCATTTTGCCGCAACACTGCGCGATAAAGATTCTGAACGTGATTTTGATTCTATCGGTTTTAACATGCTGAACGACGATACAAAACGACTCACCGCTGAGGGGGGAGATATATCGGCGGTTTTCAGCATTGACTATTACACCCGCGACGGCAAACGCTTTCCGCAGTTAAAACTGAAGGATCTTGCGATGTCCGGTCAGGCGGTAAGCAGCAATAAAGCCGGTTAA